In a genomic window of Balaenoptera ricei isolate mBalRic1 chromosome 3, mBalRic1.hap2, whole genome shotgun sequence:
- the PCDH12 gene encoding protocadherin-12 isoform X2, whose translation MMRLLPLLLGLLGPGGYLFLSGDCQEVATLTVKYQVSEEVPSGTVIGKLSQELGREERSGRAGAAFQVLQLPQALPIQVDSKDGLLSTGRRLDREQLCRQQDPCLVSFDVLATGDLALIHVEIQVLDINDHQPRFPKGEQELEISESASLRTRIPLDRALDPDTGPNTLHSYTLSPSEHFALDVIVGPDETKHAELVVVKELDREIHSFFDLVLTAYDSGNPPKSGTSLVKVNVLDSNDNSPVFAESSLALEIQEDASPGTLLINLTATDPDQGPNGEVEYFLSKHVPPEVLDTFSIDAKTGQVILRQPLDYEKNPAYEVDVQARDLGPNPIPAHCKILIKVLDVNDNTPSIHITWASQPSLVSEALPKDSFIALIMAKDLDSGNNGLVHCWLSQELGHFRLKRTNGNTYMLLTNATLDREQWPQYTLTLLAQDQGPQPLSVKKQLSIQISDANDNAPVFEKSRYQVSTRENNLPSLHLITIKAHDADLGVNGKISYHIQDSPVSHLVAIDSDTGEVTAQRSLDYEQMAGFEFLVIAEDRGQPQLASSVSVGVSLLDANDNVPEVIHPILSDGKASLSVLVNASTGHLLVPIETPNGVGPAGTDMPPQATPSSRPFLLVTIVARDADSGANGELLYSIQSGNEAGLFVLSPHLGQLFINITNASSLTGSEWELEIVVEDRGSPSLQTRALLRVFFVTSVDHLRDSAREPGALSTSVLTVICLVVLLAISGLILALIMSICRTEKKDNRAYNCREAESTYRHQPKRPQKHIQKADIHLVPVLRGQVDEPGEAGQPPKHVGKEAMMEAGWDPCLQAPFHLTPTLYRTLRNQGNQGTLAESREVLQDTVNLLFNHPRQRNASRENLNLPEPQPATGQPRSRPLKVAGSPTGRVPGDQGSKEAPLSPPASSATLRRQRNLHGKVAPEKESGPRQILRSLVRLSVAAFAERNPVEELTVDSPPVQTPRSREFVVDTWPSREPVCIHPCLRHHHRSPSPIRSTNI comes from the coding sequence ATGATGCGACTTCTGCCACTTCTGCTGGGACTTTTGGGGCCAGGTGGCTACTTGTTCCTTTCAGGGGATTGTCAGGAGGTCGCCACTCTCACTGTGAAATATCAAGTGTCAGAGGAAGTACCGTCCGGCACAGTGATAGGGAAGCTGTCTCAGGAACTGGGCCGGGAGGAGAGGTctgggcgagcaggggctgccttCCAGGTCTTGCAGTTGCCTCAGGCGCTCCCCATCCAGGTGGACTCCAAGGACGGCCTGCTCAGCACAGGGAGGCGGCTGGACCGGGAGCAGCTTTGCCGGCAGCAGGATCCCTGCCTGGTTTCCTTTGACGTGCTTGCCACAGGGGATTTGGCTCTCATCCACGTGGAGATCCAGGTGCTGGACATCAATGACCACCAGCCACGGTTTCCCAAAGGTGAGCAGGAGCTGGAAATCTCTGAGAGCGCCTCCCTGCGCACCCGGATCCCCCTGGACAGAGCTCTGGACCCAGACACTGGCCCCAACACCCTGCACTCCTACACCCTGTCTCCCAGCGAGCATTTTGCCCTGGATGTCATTGTGGGGCCCGATGAGACCAAACACGCAGAACTCGTGGTGGTGAAGGAGCTGGACCGGGAAATCCACTCATTTTTTGATCTGGTGTTAACTGCCTATGACAGTGGGAACCCCCCCAAGTCAGGCACCAGCTTGGTCAAGGTCAATGTCCTGGATTCCAATGACAATAGCCCTGTGTTTGCTGAGAGCTCGCTGGCACTTGAAATCCAAGAAGACGCTTCCCCTGGTACTCTCCTCATAAACTTGACTGCCACAGACCCTGATCAAGGCCCCAACGGGGAGGTGGAATACTTCCTCAGTAAGCATGTGCCTCCAGAGGTGCTGGACACCTTCAGTATTGATGCCAAGACAGGCCAGGTGATTCTGCGTCAACCCCTAGACTATGAGAAAAATCCTGCCTACGAGGTGGACGTCCAGGCAAGGGACCTGGGTCCCAATCCCATCCCAGCCCACTGCAAAATTCTCATTAAGGTTCTGGATGTCAATGACAACACCCCAAGCATCCACATCACATGGGCCTCCCAACCATCACTGGTGTCCGAAGCTCTTCCCAAGGACAGTTTCATTGCTCTCATCATGGCAAAAGACCTAGACTCAGGAAACAATGGTCTGGTCCACTGTTGGCTGAGCCAAGAGCTGGGCCACTTTAGGCTGAAAAGGACCAATGGCAACACATACATGCTGCTAACCAATGCCACGCTGGACAGAGAGCAGTGGCCGCAATATACCCTCACTCTTTTGGCCCAAGACCAAGGACCCCAGCCCTTATCAGTCAAGAAACAGCTCAGCATTCAGATCAGTGATGCCAACGACAACGCACCTGTGTTTGAGAAAAGCAGGTACCAGGTCTCCACTCGGGAAAACAACCTACCCTCTCTTCACCTCATTACCATCAAGGCCCATGATGCAGATCTGGGCGTTAATGGGAAAATCTCATACCACATCCAGGACTCCCCAGTTTCTCACTTGGTAGCTATTGACTCAGACACAGGCGAGGTCACCGCTCAGAGGTCACTGGACTATGAACAGATGGCCGGCTTTGAGTTCCTGGTGATCGCAGAGGACAGGGGCCAGCCCCAGCTTGCATCCAGTGTCTCTGTGGGGGTCAGCCTCCTGGATGCCAATGATAATGTCCCAGAGGTGATTCACCCCATACTCAGCGATGGGAAAGCCAGCCTCTCGGTGCTTGTAAATGCCTCCACAGGTCACCTGCTGGTGCCCATTGAAACTCCCAATGGCGTGGGTCCAGCAGGCACTGACATGCCACCACAGGCCACCCCCAGCTCCCGGCCATTCCTTTTGGTGACCATTGTAGCAAGAGATGCAGACTCGGGGGCAAATGGAGAGCTCCTCTACAGCATTCAGAGTGGGAACGAAGCCGGTCTCTTCGTCCTCAGCCCCCACCTGGGGCAGCTGTTCATCAACATCACCAATGCCAGCAGCCTCACTGGGAGTGAGTGGGAGCTGGAGATCGTGGTGGAAGACCGAGGCAGCCCCTCCTTACAGACCCGAGCCCTGTTGAGGGTCTTCTTCGTCACCAGTGTGGACCACTTGAGGGACTCAGCCCGTGAGCCTGGGGCTCTGAGCACATCGGTGCTCACAGTGATTTGCCTGGTCGTACTGCTGGCCATCTCCGGGTTGATCTTGGCTCTGATTATGTCCATTTGCCGGACGGAGAAGAAGGACAACAGGGCCTACAACTGTCGGGAGGCCGAGTCCACCTACCGTCACCAGCCCAAAAGGCCCCAGAAACACATCCAGAAGGCGGACATCCACCTTGTGCCTGTGCTCAGGGGCCAGGTGGATGAGCCTGGCGAAGCTGGGCAGCCCCCCAAGCACGTGGGCAAGGAAGCGATGATGGAAGCAGGCTGGGACCCCTGCCTGCAGGCCCCCTTTCATCTCACACCGACCCTGTACAGGACTCTGCGTAACCAAGGTAACCAGGGAACGCTGGCCGAGAGCCGAGAGGTGCTGCAGGACACTGTCAACCTCCTTTTCAaccatcccaggcagaggaatgCCTCCCGGGAGAACCTGAACCTTCCCGAGCCCCAACCTGCGACGGGCCAGCCCCGCTCAAGGCCCCTGAAGGTTGCGGGCAGCCCCACAGGGAGGGTGCCTGGGGACCAGGGCAGTAAGGAGGCCCCGCTGAGccccccagcctcctctgcaACCCTGAGGCGGCAGCGGAATCTCCATGGCAAAGTAGCCCCTGAGAAAGAGTCAGGCCCCCGTCAGATCCTGCGGAGCCTGGTCCGGCTGTCTGTGGCTGCCTTTGCGGAGCGGAACCCCGTAGAGGAGCTCACTGTGGATTCGCCTCCTGTTCAG